The nucleotide sequence TAATCTagtctttgtattttttttcaattaagttaaaCAAATATTGTACAAACACTTTTAAGTATACATACCCCAAATAGGACCATTAAGACCATCaaatgtttcattttcttttaccATGTGGAGTGGACTAAACCCATCCCCAACAGGCTGGCCATCCCTTCCAAGTTTCCTGGGGGTAACCCTGCATGTGGTGCATTGTGTCTATATCCCAATCATCACATTTTTATGTTGATGACTATGATATTATGATAATAGTTTAATACTCGGtaattgcaaatgtattttaacgGAAATTTTGTATAGTGTGACAAACTTGCATACAAACAAGCCTTTCATATAGATCCCGATACCATAGTTACTTCGCTTGATTTCCCTCAGCATTGCTAAGTGATTTAAAAATCGAAAGTGGATTCAGAatctcaatggaataagcaagactagatttatttcaattaaacttGGCAATTGGGAAATTTGCAAATGGATGTTTGAAGATCTGTTATTTTTTATGAGaatgaaagtgtatatttttagctcacctgagcacaatgtgctcatggtgagcttttgtgatcgccttttgtccgtcgtgcgtcgtgcagcgtcaacatttgccttgttaacactctagaggtcacatttattgtccaatcttcatgaaatttggtcagaagatttgtctcaataatatcttggattagttcgaaaatggttacgtttgcttgaaaaacatggctgccaaggggcggggcatttttccttttattgctatatatggctatcataaaatattattaactaataacactctagaggccacatttattgtccgatcttcatgaaacctggtcagaagattcatcccaataatatcttggacaagtttgaaaatgatgccggttggttgaaaaacatggccgccagggggcagggcatttttccttatatggctatagtaaaaccttgttaacactaaagctgtaacgattcacccatcattcaaTTCGATTcaatttcgataccaaatggtccgatttgattattttttgcaaactctttcatgtttggtttgtccagagcatatATATGTtcggtatttgttattaacttattatgttgtacatttaaagtgtttaatttttttaatacaattttaaaacgcaacattgttttataagtaacaaatttattgaacaaaacatcctgctgagttattcttaaataacacaCAATGCACAATGTATTACATGcgtttaacagaaaaaaatgtaagtatataaacaacttccagtttacttcttaacagaatgcacacagtttagtaaacaaaccatatgggtaacttacgtcaacaaaacacgttttgcaagttgcctttgcatccgAATCTTCGCGAAACcggaaatgttcccatacttttgattttaattatgacGGTGTGTCTTTCggcgtggttgaagaagccattttaccggctgatgtaatgctcagcatgttattcattcattcattcattggatgccatattggctattgaccaatcacaatacGTATTACAAATAACAAGAAAGTTAAGACGAcagatttggaaagtaaggtttaaaatgtggatcaatcgggattgcagtgaatcgaacagaaattggccgtattggtatcgaaatcgaatcggcggcatTGAACCGGTTTTttgatgcatcgaaccgaattgTTACAGctctagttaacactctagaggccacatttattttttgatcttcattaaacttggtcagaagatttgtcccaatgatatcttggatgagtttgaaaatagtttcggttgctttaaaaacatggccaacagggggcgggccatttttccttatatggctatatatggctttagtaaaaaccTTGTttatactctagaggccacatttattgtccaatctacatgaaatttgttcagaagattggtctcaatgatatcttggatgaattcaaaaatgatcgcgtttgcttgaaaaacatggctgccaaggggcggggcaattttccttatatggctatatatggctatagtaaaatcttgttaacactataggggccacatttattgtttgatctttattaaacttggtcagaagattcatcccaataatatcttggaggagttcaaaaatgatgccggttggttgaaaaacatggccgccagggggcggggcatttttccttatatggctattgtaaaaccttgttaacactctagaggccacatttatttttcgatcttcatgaaacttggtcagaaaatttgtctcaatgatatcttggatgagtatgaaaatggtttcggttgttgtaaaaacatggccaccagggggcagggcatttttcctaatatggctatatattgcttgagtaaaaccttattaacactctagaggccacattcattgtgggatcatcatgaaacttggtcagacgatttgtcccaatgatatcttggatgagtgtgaaaatggttccggttggtggaaaaacatggccaccaagggggcgtggcttttttccttatatagctatagtaaaaccttgttaacactctagaagccataattattgtccgatcatcatgaaacattgtcagaagatttgtcccaatgatatcttggacaagttcgaaaatggttccagttgcttgaaaatatggccaccagggggctgggcatttttccttatatatcttcatgaatcttcatgaaactttgtcagaatattattttaaatgatatcttggatgtgtatgaaaatggttctggtctgttcaaaaacatggctgccagggtgttcactagtcatgaaagttggtaagaacattttgttcttatgacatcttgggctgcacagaacaggtcagttcctttgaatctcaggtgagcgactttgggcctttcaggccctcttgtttagttgACACACCTTCATTTTGCTACGGGAAAAATTTGTTATTCTGAGAGATGTGATTTGTTagtaaattgtgttttaaatttcAGGTACTGAGGGTGTCATGGCAGGATTCAAACAGTTGTTGTATTACACTTTTCGTGTGCTGCACATGATTGTGAACAATATCATGGCCATTCCTGCCTTTACTGTTTGGATTATTCTTCTTTCACCACTGAGGAAACTGCAACCTAGTTTGTACTGGCAGATAGAGAGAATTCTTTTCAAGGCAATCTTAAGTTTTGTGGTGATGTGGACGAATTCTGGGGGATATAAAAGTAAGTTGGTCTTTTCCTTTCAGTTTATATCATATCAGCATTAAAGATGTGTACATTTTGAATGATTATACTGTATTATATTTTGCAGAAGCTAAgttttttaattaacttaaaaaCAACCAATTTGCGTCAGGAACATTTGATAACAATCTCATTATGTTGTTTTGAATAAACTGGTATATGGGAAGCGTAAAGAACAAACAAATGAGTGGCACTATGGGAAAacaatcccagattagcctgtacagaacacacaggcttatcagggtcgacaTTTGCCATGTAAACtggattttgtttagaagagacatcctttaaacaaaacatatcacTTCAAAAGAAAGTGTTacccctaattagcctgtgctgactgcacaagctaacctgGGAAGACTcataaccctttcagtgcaggaaccgaattttgaagacctttgcaaacaatttggatccagatgagacgccacagaacgtggcgtcttatcaggatccaaactgtttgctattctgatagtattctttgaaaaaaattgaagaaaatgctaaatttagaaattctgcagatgacattttagcagacgacaaatttcccagcatgcaaagggttaaaccttgTATTCCAAGAGAGTAGCTCAAATATATTCTGACAAACTTATTGAACCAATATATCATTAACCATTCTGCGTCAGTTGTTCTTTACTATTGTTACTCAGTCATAGAGTCAGGGGACGACCTTGCGACCCTGCATGATAAGCGAGTCCTGTTACTAGTCAACCACCAGTCCACGGCCGACATTCCGTGCGTGATGTCTGCATTGCTGCCAAAGTCGAATGTGATTGGACAGATCATGTGGATAATGGACTACATTTTAATCTACACCAACTTTGGCTGGGTCGCCTTTCTGCATGGGGATTTCTTTATACAGCAGGTTTGGTAAACTTTTGTACGAACATTTTTACTTAAATCTATCAGAATTTGTATTAAATTAGCTCTTTACAACTCAGGTACACATTTTGAAGGCCATTTCAAACCCTAAGTTGCTGGCAAGTaataaacagcataaaatctgaacagcctGCAACTTACaagttgcatatagccattttcactttgcttttgaacAGCCTCGGTAAAATAGTTCATGTACTGGTATATGCACTGTCCATGCATCCAATGACTCCTAACCATGTACATGTCGAAGTTGAACATGTtgatggcacaagcctgaaaagactACGTatgataacagaaaatgtaaacactgtaacgttCTGGAAGATGAGTTCCAATTCTTACTggaatgtccagtttttaatagtcTTAGAATACAATCTAGGCAtagatattattggaatcacACAACTATGTTACAATTTATCGAACTCTTACAAACTCACAATCCAATTGTATGATTTCATAATGCTTTAGGCTTGTGGATTAAAATAACTTTTAGAAGAAACTCTTTACTCTGTAAAAATTAGTTTCTCATTGTGCGTCTAGTTAGCAGacaatcaaatgtttgttaattcattgttttattgacacaaCATTAACATTAATTAGAGTCCTGACATTTAAAGCATCTGATTTGAATTTTTAGTGATCTCTCTACCTAATGTGCAgtttatatgatatataataagCACAGGTTACCAATAAAAGTCTTTAAATGTTCGGAAGACTTTGATGTTATTAAAGTGTAATATGGACTGCCCTTAAATATACAGAGACTGAGAGTGCTCTTTATTTTAGAGGGCCATAtaaaaaactttatataaatacttaattaTGATCGGATGTTAACAGTCATCTTAACAAACGCATCAGCTCTGAATATAAGAAAGTATTTTATCatagaattataaaaaaatatgattttttttattcaatgacctctaatgatatttttacactaattttaGGGAAAAGAATACAGGGATAGCCAACTTGATTTGCTCAAGCGACATTTGTTGGACGTGTATTTGCCGACAGACAAGCGCTGGATTGTACTTTTTCCTGAAGGGGGTTTTCTCTACAAGCGAAGACCAAGGAGTCAGGCGTAAGTAACAATTAAAACATCTATACATGTTTACAAGCTTTGCTCTGGGTGAACAGAGCTTAAtctatgtgcattaagtgttgccTTAGATCAACCTatacaggctgcacaggctaatcagggtagacactttccacctagcctggattttcattaagaagacacttcctttaGATGTAAAATTCCATGAAGgcaggaagtgttgtccctgattactgcacaggcttttctggggcgacactttacacatgtgcattaggccctgttttcccagagccaagcgtatatgtttttacatatttttacgcatttattgtcccttagaaagttatatttaatcaaaggcctttcttactagattcaagttttaaaggctttatttccaacccttagatactgatgagcagctaacagcataaaacctgaacagactgagagttactggcaggctgttctggttttatgctgtttgcaaaagccattttcacttcgcttcttatggaggaaagggttaaactaaatTCTTTTATTCACAGAACTGCTTTCCACTTttcattattatccccacgcttttttaaaaaaaggtggggatattgtggttatctccgccgtccgtccgtccgtctgtctgtctgtccgtccgtcctggccactatctcctcctacactaaaagcactagaaccttgaaacttacacacatggtagctatgagcatatgtgcgaccctgcactatttggaattttgatctgacccctgggtcaaaagttatagcggttggggtggggccgcgtcagaaattatcactcatttttttaggttattttacatttacttctttatttctacaccgattcacttcaaattgatactggacctctcttatgacaatacggtcaatctcaaccatgcatggccccattcccaaccctggggcgccccgcccacataggccacacccaccaaaaatttccatttactataattttgtcatttctacacggattcacttcaaattgatactgaacttttgttatgacattagggtcaatctcaactatgcatggccccaatcccaaccctggggcgcccgcccacataggccacacccaccaaaaaattccatttactataattttttcatttctacacggattcacttcaaattgatactgaacttctcttatgccattagggtcaatctcaactatgcatggccccataaccaaccctggggccccgcccacatagaccacacccacccaaaattgcctttactataatttcttcatttctacaccgattcacttcaaattgatattgaacttctcttatgacaatacagtcaatctcaactatgcatggccccattaccaaccctggggcgccccgcccacatagaccacacccacccaaaattgccttttactataatttcttcatttctacaccgattcacttcaaattgatactgaacctctcttatgacaatacggtcaatctcagctatgcatggccccattaccaaccctggggcgccccgccatcATAGGCCATGCCTACATAGGCCACGctcacctaaaattgccttttactataatttcttcatttctacaccgattgtcttcaaattgatactcaacctctcttatgacaatacggtcaatctcaactatgcatggccccattaccaaccctggggcgccctgcccacataggccacgcccacccaaaattgccttttactataatttcttcatttctacaccgattcacttcaaattgatactgaaccattCTTTTGACAatatggttaatctcaactatgcatggccccattactaaccctggggcgccccgccaacataggccacgcccacccaaaattgccttttactataatttcttcatttctacaccgattcacttctaattgatactgaacttctcttatgacaatacggtcaatctcaactatgcatggccccattaccaaccctggggcgcccgtgggtcaaacatgcggcgtggggatacacgtcggcctctgccgcgccatttctagtagaAATTTTGATGGACTTTAAAACAGCTCCTGATATAAGTtaacctgagcacaacatgtTCATGGTGAGCTATGGTGATCACTTTTTGTCTGGTGTTTGTAATTAACACCATAGAGGTCATATTTGTTTCTAAatattcatgaaaaatggtcagaacatttgaccCAATATTATCTCGGCAAGTTTGAAACTGGGGATATAAAAAAGGTCCCTAGATCAActgaaagaaaaagcttgtgaacagtCTAGATGTCACGTTATTTGCTCAATCATAATGAATCTTGCTCAGAACATGATATGTGATGAgatcttaaggtagcgcacccgtaatgggcacctatccaaatataatcttatttatttttttcttaatcagcatcgtttcactgaactacatgcagatttttccatgcttttaaaaaaaatatactgtttttgtcaaaaccaccccacgctcggcttttgtccagtttatttgcacccctggggtatatgaaagttccatacttcatccagatttccaaatatgggcatgcagttggtgtgtacagatgcagtaaaggtgtttaaagtttaaaaaagatGAACTAAGTATTCTTTtatagacatttattttttataacgtgttatctatggaagagcgtcattaaatgtaagtggtttcagccaagtagaaatcagggttggttaaaaacaaagtgtcataaaattcaaaatagtatcattttagtaatattttgtacttagtttttatagatacactatatacagcaaaaatctcaagaaatagacagatttaaagtttactttttgaaataaacataaaaatgcaacatgcatggtttgtattttcagcagtaaatcacccaatttagccataacgttgttttaattttaaaaattgaagaatgtgcataaaaattacaacatatttaacaataaacataacttatatgctatattaaataaaaatacgttagaaaagaaataaaacgcgcagcaaaaagtatgcgatgtcggcaggattcaaaCCTGCgtgggaagatcccaaaagatttataGTCTATCGCCTTAAACATTCAGCCACAACAACTTCACAATAGTTAAAGCCTAAATTAGAAATAAATAAGTTAACAGTTAAAAAGGCTCtgcgatctttgaagaaatcgcgaaatcgtatttttcagatggtatttggatcaaagtaaatatttactgttaaaatactgtattataaaggaattaggtaaacatatatcaaaattcgaagtttgaaaaaaaaatcatctctcggaaataaccgatcattgaagatcggctatgatcgtaaaataaatcgcgggaaatcattacgggtgcTCTACCTTAATAAGATCtcattttgttttctaaaattgCTCCAGTCTTTTCAACAAAATTGGCGgcctgtagccaattgtataaacctggataactcttatccagtaGATAACTTTTGGTGATCTTTAATTTGAGgatatctttttatgcccctggtagggtggcatatagcagttgaactgtccgtcagtccgtctgtctgtccgtcagtctgtgggtccgtccgaaaactttaacattggccataacttttgcaatattgaagatagcaacttgatatttggcatgcatgtgtatctcataaagctgcacattttgagtggtgaaaggtcaaggtcttccttcaaggtcaaaagtcaaaaaatacaatccaagggaagtaataagctttaaaaggcagataatttctaaacctgccaaatgatttattgaaattttatttcaaagcggcgcaataatgggcattgtgtttctgacaaacacatctcttgtttggttaATGAATTATAAACAACAGgggccaattgtataaatatggttAACTTTACATGTAGCTAATCCAAAAGATAACCTTCATTATGTTGAAGATAACAACAATTAATCTGGCTGTATAagagttatccatatttatacaattggctgcaggtGCACGTTTTGGTTACCTTTTGGATAAGATTTAGCCAAGGTATTCAGTTATCTTCATGCGAATAAAAGTTATCAATATTTATACTATTGGCTGCTAGAGATGGGGCAGTTTCCTTATAATGTGTTGAAAGTCTAGAAGTCAAAtgtttgcccaatcttcattaaacataCTTATAACATTTGTTCTTAAGATAACAAAACGTAGTTCGAAGGGGGTTatagtctgttgaaaaacatgcctTCCAAGTTGTCCTTACATGGctattgtgaaaacatgttatcactctagaagtcatatttggCCAAATTTTGTTGAAGCTTCCTTAGAACATGTTTTCAAATGATACCCCAACCGAGTTAGAAAAATGTTctagtccgttgaaaaacatagctgttTTCCTAGAATGGCTTTGGTCAAACCTTGTGAATACAATGTACACTAAAAGTCACATTGTTtgccaaaatatcataaaatttgcttagaacatttgtttGAATGATACCTCAGCCAAGTTCAGAAAAGGTTGACAAAGCTGTTTTACTTTTTCAAACCTTTGTACTAGAACTAGAAAtaactattttctttaaattgaaatgatattttatttaacaaaattagtacatgtagttaaaacACGTTCACAAATCAGCAACATTTGAATAGGCAGAAATCATAAAAAATACTAATTATTCTGAAAGTACCAAACAAAAATCTTATACATGTCATTGTGcgtgtttataatattttgggtataatatactatatattatatgtttcaGTTTTGCAGAGAAGAATGGCCACCCAGTGCTGAACAATGTGGCCCTGCCAAGGATAGGAGCCATGAATACAATCATAGACACACTCTCAGGACCAGCACAGAAGTCTGCAGGTAAAATGTTAAAACTTAACACCTAAAATGTGAAATATACAGTAGAAACATTTTgcttttttgctttttgtgttaGATTAGAAGACCAGATTGGTAGCATTAAATTGTCCTCTTTTAGTTGGAATTTCGCATTCCTTGCATTGTTATGTTGTTATTCGATGAAAGAAATAGTATTAATAAAACAAGATGATACTTTTCATTATAATGGTTGTATAACCGATTATTTTGTTCAAAGCAGATGTAGAGGGCACTAAATGAACCTAgctctgggctaaatgcatgtgcgtaaagtgttgtcccattttAGCATGTTCTGCtcgcacaggcatatcagggaggACACATTCCACTTCAATTACATTGTTTGCAATATGGAGGTGGTTTTAAAACAAGATCCAGtcaaggaggaaagtgtcgtccctgattagcctgcgcagctCATATATATGCTAGTGTTGGAGATAAGTTTATTTAGTGAACCACGGATTGGCTTTTGCCACTTGCCCTGTATTTCTATTTATCCTAGTATTTTCTAAAATCTTCTGTTTTTGAGAGAATAAGTTATATCCTGACAGTCATAAGAAACGTTCTGTCAACCACATAAGATCAATACCAATATATCTCtatgaaaattattttcaatttaaccTGGATGCCTTATTTCTTGTCCTACAGACGAGCCCAGTAGGAAGCTAGAGTGGGTGGTGGACATGACCCTCGGGTACCCTAAAGGGGAGGCTCTCGACATGCCAGGTATATGCATCGGTTGGTGGTCGCCTAGAAACATACACATACACTACAGGGCGTATCCCATAGCAGACATTCCCGTAACGTGTGATGCTCAACAACAGTGGTTGTACGATCGATACACAGAGAAAGAAGCGCTCCTGGAGCATTTTTACCTGCATCATGAGTTTCCTGACATGTCTCTGCAAGAAAAAAGAAATCTGCCGATGATGAATCAACGTGAAGTTCCCTTTGATCGGGTCTGGTTCCTTATTGCCTATGCATTTTACGCAGTTTCAGCATATGTTTtctggatttatatttattaccCTATGTGGTCATTGATTTCTTCTCTAGTCAGCTATATTTTCtagtcaaattttatttttaaggatTCTGTTTCAAATGTTCTTGaattttctttttaatgttttatgatgttcACAAAGTATTATTTTAACACTATTCTATCATGTCTTTTCAATAATTTGCCTTACATGTTTTTGACTGTCAATTTATCTATTGCACTAACAATTTGTATGTCATGCCCGTAAATCACATATTtctatacatgtgtattttttaactttactGAAATGTTTACTTGAGTTGTAATGAAATACATTTCattgattattttaaaaaagtCATTAGTAAGTAGttaaatttattgcaatatatataatgtaattttttaaatgcttttatgtGGTTTAATGGGAAATATTAGTGATTTTAAAGACATAAATCactgtttcaaaataaattgattaCATTGAAAATTACCAATAACGAGTTCACTGTTTTACTGTCAGATTGATTCTATTGTTTACAATATGACATCATTAGTCCACTAAAATAATAGGTaaatgacacattaaataaaataatgatttttattaaCTGGTGATTGCCATTATTTAGAACATTGTTATACCAAATTctttattatttcaaattattattttggtgCTGACTTTTTCCTTcataatttaatttgaaattattatttcaattctAAGTCTGCATTATCGATTTACTGCTATTTTAAACCCATTATCCAGTCCTATCTTCACTTTTAATTGTCACTAACAATAGTTGTTCTTAATTTAAGCGTGTTAAGCTTTTGCTAAAACAAGTTTGGATGGAaagattttgataaaatattttttatgtatatgtttacaaGTTGAACTTCATGACATTTAAAGAATAAGTCAATATTGATGATATGgggtaattataataataatgataacaattataaaaaaaagatgtTGTTTTTACAGATATGTACATGACCGAATCACCTTGTGTTTAGAggtcaaaaacaaatatataattgtatttgaatGGATTATACAgaaatattctattaaaatatttgttattacaAAGTAATTTTGGTTGTCTGGCGACTTCCAAACAATGAGGTTTGACTATATTATTGATATTACTCaatgtttcatttttagctcatctattttttgaaaaaaaattatgagctattgtcatcaccttggcgtcggcgttggcgtccggttaagttttgcgtttaggtccacttttctcagaaagtatcaatgcttttgcattcaaacttggtacacttactaactatcatgaggggactgggcaggcaaagttagataactctggcgtgcattttgacagaattatgtgccctttttatacttagaaaattgaaaattttggttaagttttgcgtttaggtccacttttctcaaaaagtatctaTGCTAtggcatttaaacttggtacacttacttactatcataaggggactgggcaggcaaagttagataactctggcgtgcattttgacagaattatgtgccctttttatacttaga is from Dreissena polymorpha isolate Duluth1 chromosome 14, UMN_Dpol_1.0, whole genome shotgun sequence and encodes:
- the LOC127858843 gene encoding acyl-CoA:lysophosphatidylglycerol acyltransferase 1-like, encoding MAGFKQLLYYTFRVLHMIVNNIMAIPAFTVWIILLSPLRKLQPSLYWQIERILFKAILSFVVMWTNSGGYKIIESGDDLATLHDKRVLLLVNHQSTADIPCVMSALLPKSNVIGQIMWIMDYILIYTNFGWVAFLHGDFFIQQGKEYRDSQLDLLKRHLLDVYLPTDKRWIVLFPEGGFLYKRRPRSQAFAEKNGHPVLNNVALPRIGAMNTIIDTLSGPAQKSADEPSRKLEWVVDMTLGYPKGEALDMPGICIGWWSPRNIHIHYRAYPIADIPVTCDAQQQWLYDRYTEKEALLEHFYLHHEFPDMSLQEKRNLPMMNQREVPFDRVWFLIAYAFYAVSAYVFWIYIYYPMWSLISSLVSYIF